GCTTGGCGACAAGGACTCTGGGGTGGTTTAGGACTGCACAGCTTTCACAAAAGGACTGAGATTGCCTCAGAGCTGCACGGGCTGGTCCAGGCGGTGTTTgtgctcccaggagcaggacaaGGTAAGGTGTCAGTGCCTCTGCTGCAGggtgctctgggtgctgggggTTCCAGCAGCATGGCTGGTGGGGGGCCGTGACCTCAGCACTAGACGGATTTATTCTGGAACAGCACTGGCAGCTTTCTCTCCTTGGGAATGTGGTTTCAGGAAATGGAATTGTCTCAAGGCTTTGCATGGAAAATGGGTTGTGTTCTCTCTGGCTTTCAGGGCTGGAAAAAGAGTCAGGGCTACCTGTCATGTGCTGTGAACGTGACTTATTCTTCTGCTTTGGAAGCTTCCAAACAGCGTGGATCAGAGAGCAGTCTTTTGGCAGAAATGGATGATGTTTTgcctagaaattattttcccccaAACTGCTGCTTCCAGTGAAATGATTCAGTATTCTTAACTACACTGATCTCCTCTAAATCCTGATGCAGTAAGGATGATAAATTTGGCCCCTCTGGAAATACTGGGAAGCACACTGGAGCCACTAAAGGAATTTGGAAAGGGAGGTCAGGATAAAAGCATTTACAAGTCTGGTTATTCTGTGACAGGAATGATTTGTATAGTGTTTGATACAAGTGCTGGCTGCCTGACCCAGGTGGTCTctgccagctgtgtccctgaACTGTGTTTTAGCGTGTCCTGGACTGCATTTAAGGATTACTTAACTTGGATCACACCACCCCACTGTGCTCTTTCTTCACCAAAGATCAGTCTCTACCCTTTCCTGGTCTCACGTGATGAGCTGAGATTAAACACCTGGTTCTTGATAGCAAGCCTGGGCAGGTGAAAAGCTGCATTCCTCTCCTCCTTGGATTGGTATTTTGGAAGAGACAgtccagggagcagcactgagcagggaTAACTTTAAGCTTGTGCTTGGTTGTCTGTGGATCCCATTTCTGcatgtccaaggccaggttggacagggcttggagcaatatgggacagtggaaggtgtccctgcccatggtagggggtggaaggagatgagctttaaggtccaacctaaaccattctgggatGCTGGAATTTCATGTGCTGGCCAAGACTTAGCTTCTCCTCCATGTTtctcagctcctggctgtgccttACCATGGGAACAGGGTCCTGGGCagtgggacagggcaggagcaTTAGGCCTTGATTTCGACCATGGCTTGAGATGAGGAAGCAGAAATGGATCTGGCTGGCtggctgaggaagctgcagcacaggcagtttTTGTTGCAGCCTTCCCAATGTGAGCTGTGGCAGGAAGGATGTggggcaggctggcagcagagctgccagcagagctgccagcagagctgcccagatTGGGCACAGCAAGGATGGACCCAGCAGGAAAACTGTGCAGGGCTACTCAGTGTGCAGTCATTTGTCCTCATGAATGGTGTTGGATgccaggaaaaggttcttcttccccctgagggtgctgggacactgaacaggctccccagggaatgtgCACAGCctcaaggctgccagagctccaggagagtcctgtgcagggccaggagttggaccagatgatccttGTGGTTCCTTTCCGAGCATATTCCATGGTTCTCTGTGGATGTtttgccaggctgctcccagaggaGCTCACAGCTGGAGTGTTTGGAGGAGAAAGCAGCCAGTGCTGTTGGGAATGAAAGCAGCTGTGGGCATGgactgtgtgtgctgtgggagtGCTGGACTTGCTCAGTGCTGTGGATAAAACCTTGCTCCATGCTGTGGGGTGCTTTGGCTTCCTCTCCCTGTGCTAGTCCTGCATCCAGCAGTACGGTGTTTGTGGTCCTGGCAggcactggatgatcctggTGTGAAGCTGGGCTGCTGAGGAGGCTGTTTgagccctgtcctgctctggctgtccccagcagagccTGTCCTTTGCCAGCTGGGTCCTGGGGAGTGTCCTGGAGCACTGGAGCAGCAGTTCAGTGGCACAGCAGAGGGAAAGCTGCTTTCCTGTCTGCTAATCAGgacagtgcacacacacatcaaGGAAGGatggctctgctctggctcaGGATGTTTTGGCAACAATGCCTATTTATAGCAGAGGGCAGGGGCCCCTTGCTGGTGCGGGAAGAGGGTCTCCAGCGGCTATGGAAGCACTGAGGACAGGCTGGAATGCTGATGAGGGACAGAGAGCTGATGATGGAGCAAATATCCCCAGCTCAGGGCTTACCCAGATAGTCCAAGTTTATCCCATTCACTGCAGAGTGGGAGAGTTACTAGCAGCTGTCTGGGACAATGGGCTGAGCAATTCCAGCCTGCAGGAACCCACGCTGTGGAGACAGggagctgcttcccacagcaACAGTGCTGCTTTGGCAGAGGGGGAGAGTGCAGCAGAGCCAAGGCTTGATGCCACGTATGCCCAAACCATCCCTGAACAGCCTGGGAGCCCTGGGATGTCCTTGACCAGTGAGCTTTCTCACTAGTGCTGTCATGCACTAGATCTGCCAAGGCCagtgctttgcttttaattgcACTGCAGATGCCTCTGCCAAGCagatcagcagctccagggataGCCCCGAGGTGTGGAATTTGAGGTGTGGCACCAGCAATGGGCAGGGTGCGGGTCTGCTGTGGTGGGGGCTCTCCACACCCAGCCTGGAGAGTGGGACGTGACCCCTTGCCAGGCAGGTTTAAGCTCCTCTGGTTTGCTTGGTTtgctgcccatccctggctctgcccacTCTGCCAAGCTGTGGTGACTCAGTGCTCGCCGGGTGTGGTGGCTCTGGCTGTGGAGGACACATGCTCAgggtggcagtggcagctgccAGGCTCTGTCAGCTGGAGCCCAAGCGCAGCTTAGTGTGATGCTGGCCCCTGGTCCCACCTGGAGCAGGTctggctgctttctgcagggATCCCCTCTGCTTTTGTGCATGTGTGGAAttctgctgtgtccctgccttTTGCAGGAAGACTTCTTGGTGCCAGGGCAATGTTACCAGAGCCAGTGTGGCCCCTGAGCTGAGCACTTGTCTCTACTGCAAATGGAGATTGTTAAATACAGCTGGAGGGTTGGAATTTCTGAAATGGGATAATTGcccagagaaaggaaggaacGGGGCTTGAAGACGGCCTATGAGCTGCTGTCTTCTGTCCAAGATGAATTTTCACCTGTGCTGGCATATCTGGGAATATTTGGGATGCCTTGTGAGGTACAGGGACAGCCAAAGAGCTCCAAGGCTCAGGATTCCATATGTGAAATATCTGTACTGAGGCCATGCTGGACCTGCAGGTGCTGGATCTGTACAGCCACCCCAGTTCTCACTGGTGGTTTCACCTGCATTCCTTGCTGGATTATCTGGAGGATGTGTGCTGCATCCTCTGGATCACATGAGTGGGAAGTCTCAAAGGGCACAGCTCCTGTTTgtgcaggctctgcaggagtAGGAGAAGCCAGAGTGTTTCTGTAGCATTCCTTCTCTGCTGATCTAAACACTGCACGATTTTTCACTTGAAGATGAGAACTCACctgtttcttctgccttttgaaACTCCCCTGGCTGCAAGCCACAGGCTGGGCACCACTGCCCTCCCATCTCTTGGATGGCAAATTTAGGTCAGGTGTTGACAAACAGAACACCAGGCAGGTTTTCACTTGTGTTGTGGAGCAAGAGAGCACTTCTGGGAGGAGGATGCATTGCCAGAGTTGGGCTCTTTCCCAGCCACCACAGCTCTTCTCGTCctgtgaagcagcagctcctctctcgAGAAGCAGATGTGGTTCCTTCTAGAGCTGCCCCGGTGCCTCCTGTCCTGCTATGTCTCTGCTGAGTAGGGAGCTCAGGTGCCACAGGACTTTGTCTGATCCCCGAGTATCAGAAGGAGCTGCACTCCTGCAGAAGGGCTGGCTGAGATCCATGCTGCTGTGTTCCTCTGCCATTAAATAATTTCGTTGAGTCTGGATGCTTGGGATCCCCCAGGGTATTTTGTGcctgctgcatttattttttaagctggTGAAGCCTCGGCTCCCTCTTGCTCGCCCTTCCAGATGTGTGCACAAACAGCCCTTGTGGGGAGTGAGCTCTGGAAGCCTGTCCTGAGCAGGTGATGGATGTGATTTGGGGAGGAATGTTCTGCAGCAGTTGCCAGGGAGTAgctgggggtttggggtggggagCACTGCTGGGGTGCAGCTGACAGCTCTTGTTTTTGCCCGCAGGTCGGAGCAGCCAGCCCGGACTTGGTGACAGCGCCAGGCACTTCCGAGTGTGGTGCCAGCTTTGATGTGTTCAAGACACGGGAGGACGTGGCCAGGGCCGGACATGGACTGTTTGTGAGCACTCTGGCCCCTGCCATGCACCCCACGGcggctggggacagcagcttCTCCCGCGCGGCTGTGCAGACCCTGTCCCGCAGCCACTGCCGCAACATCAAGCAGAAGATCTCCCAGTGGGAGGGCAGGACACGGGGCTGCCCCagcaaggagaagcagcagccaaaggACTTTGGAGTAAAGTATGATCCCAGCTGCAATGCACTACCCAAAGTGAAGCCAGAATGCACAGGGAATGGCAGAAAGGCTGGGTCCAAAGATCCAAAGAACCTGGGGCTGGATTTCAGGGAAGATGCACGGAGCTGCTGGCAGACTGAGGACTGCAGTGGCCCAGCTTCTCGAGCCAAGCAGAAAGGAGAGGGGCAAACAGGATTCCTGGCCATGGGGGTAGCATTGCCCCCAGGGAACTTCTATACCTCACAAGCTCTGTGGAGAAAAGCAgatctcctcctgcctggcagagccCCTCCTGTTTCCTCAGACCTCCAGAGGAAGCgaggcagctctggctgcacagAAAGAGAACTGCAAATCAAAGGAGTGGACACTTTCTGCGGGGCAGAGAGAAGCTTGAGAAACATTTACTCTGAGGTTGAGGGGCAAGAGGAGGAGCCAGCTCCTGATCCACCACCCAAACCCCGCAGGACTTTCTGCTATCTGGCAGAGAAGGGTGCTGGTGCTCATAGAGATGCCAGTGCCAGTAGGGAAGCTGTCCTGCAAAAGCAGAGTGGAAGTGACTTGGTGTCATCCTCCAACAGCCCTGAGAAGAAAATAGCCAGCAGGAGGATCAGAGGGAGAGCCCAGAGGTACATAATTCATCTCTCATGTCTGAAACATTTCCTTAAATCACATTCTAGATGGGTTTGAGCAGCTTGCTTGGCATGATGTCCTTGTGGAGGCGCTGCTAGTGATGGTGCCTCTTTTCATGGGGAAAGGatgttcctgcttttctgctgacAGTCTTGCAAAGAAGGCTCCAGGTTCCAAACAGAAGCAGCCCACACCTTAGAACAGAGTGGAGTGACAATATGCTGGCCCCAGGGAGAGACCTGCCTGTTCCCTGACTGCTGCTAGCCCTCAGCTGCAAGCTTTCTCTTGGGGCACTGTGGCTGCTGCGTGTTTGGCTTTCCTGGGAGAGAAGGATTCTCTTGTTGCTTAAGGCTGGAGGCTGTGCACACTGCTGTTGTAGTAGGTGTGACTGgttctccctctttcccatACCCTTCTGAGGTGGCTTGATGCAAATCCTGCTCCCAGGTGAGCTGCCTGTGCTAGACTGGTGTGCACAGTACCAGCAGAGATGTGGCTTGAGGTTCTGAAACCTTCCACTGTGGCAAAGTGTGGAGCAGCAACTCGCATTTTATGATGATGATGGGCTAaatccctgccagctcctctgtgaCCTTAGTGccttaatttcaaaacagtGGCTAAGTGGATGGAAATGGCAACCCACAAATGCATGAACACCCTGAGCACGAGTAGGAGAGGCCAGTAGGAAGCAGTGTCCTGGTACTGAGCTGCTGCAAGTCTGCAAAACATAGTTTGGGTTCTTGCTTCTGGCAGGATGGATCTGGCCATGCCTGCTTGGAATGTGCTTGGTCAGGGAGCCTCCTGCTCCCCTTCTTACTTAACAAATTTCACAGATGAAGTGAGCAGGACTCATTTGGTGTGCTGGCTTTGATTtggataattttcttcttggcaTCTTGTGTGATGCTGAGTTTTGGAGTTGTGATGAAAATATTGGTAACATTGtgctcacacagagctgggaggggacacagaggggatATCTGACCCCAGGGATGTTCCAGACCCTGTGGTGTTCTGCTCAGCAGTAAGAATtggggaagaagcagaaagagggGGACATCTGGAGTTTGTGTTCCCAAGTCACTGCTGCGCATTACAGAGCCCCTGGaaatggctgaacacctgcctgccaaGGGAAATAGAGAATTAAtcccttgttttgctttccttgcttgtgcagcttttgctttaccttccaaactgtctttatcttgacccatgcatgtgttttctctctcttaccCTCTGATTCCCTCCCCCATCCCACGGGGTGGGAgtgaggggctgagctgctgcctggggttAGACCTCAACCCTTGAAAATGTGAGTCCAGAGTGGAGCACCTGTGTGCTGGATGGTCCCAAGGAGGGCCACAGTTGTGTGTGGACTACAGACAGAAACTCAAGCAGGTGCCTTTAGAAGAAGTTACACTGGTTTTCCTCTAGGAAATCTTTTGAGTTTGAGGACATCCAGGGCTTCCGCaagcagccagcagccagcgGCTCCCACAGACCTCGGGAAGAGACAAATGGCACTGCAGGATCCAGGCTGGTCTACACTCAGTCTGAAGACAACATCTACGAGGACATTATCTGTATGTGTCTGTGCTTCTGAGGGTGCCCTCACTGTGTTTAAGGGTGACAgttgtgctggggagggaggagtgAAGTTGAGGGTGCATTCAGgcccttcccagctcttttaatggatttttaagGTCTTCCCCATCTGGGGTTCTTTGTTGGTGTTGATGTGAACATGAACAGCCTGATTTCGGATGTCATGGGAGGTCACTAGAGTTGGCCTGTGTTAAACTGATTTCTTTATTAGCTTTTGGATTGCTTTGCTTGAGTGTTGCACAGAGATCAGTGTGAACACTGCCAAAATGATCTGCTTTGCAGTAGAGCTGCTTGCTCTGCAGGGGAAAAAGTTTTTTGTTCTGCTGAGTCCACGTACAGTTTGCCAAGTTCATGGCAGCGGGTTAGGATGTTGCGGGAACCTCGTCCAACTCTAAACAGGTCTCTCAGACCCTGTTAAAGCTTGGCACACTCTCCCCACTTATATCCCTGGCAAAAAATACAGGGCTTTATCTCCTTTCATAAATCCCTCCAATGCTTTTTCCAGGTCCTACAAAAGAAGATCCTTATGAAGATATCAGAGCACTGCCCTTGCCCCTGTGGAAGGTCCCATCTGTCTGGAAGCTGCCCCCTCCCCGGAGCATTAGCAGGGCTCCCAAGGTAGGGTGGGGGGATTAAAGGGTTAGGTGTTTGCAGAATCATTCTCACAAGGGTCCTCGTTTGTGCTCACCCCCAGCCTCACATTCCACACTGCAAGTCATTGgtttttcttattgttttatTGCTTGTTATTAATGTAAATAATGTATAATGTAAATAATGAACAGCCATGGCAGCTGGTTAAGCTGCTAAGGAGCAAAAGATTAGGAACAAGAGAGATTTGGTGAGATGCTTGGGTGGGGAGGTGGGATGGAGAGCTCGGTAGAGCAGATTTACCAGCTGTAATCTGACTCCTCTGCCTGTGACCTTGGTCCAAAGCTTTATCTCACACTTCACtgtctcttctgtttctgttttccagcctcCCCCAAAACCTTCCTTCCTCAGTCGCAAGTCGCTGGAGCTGAAGCCCTCCCAGACAAATTTCCAAGGGAAGATGGTGAAGGATACCTCCCTGCCTGTCACTCTGTCTGAGTGGAAGCTGTTCCGAGCAGTGGAGGCTGCTAGCAGGAGAAAGAACCTGCCCTGGGTAAGATTTAAGTGTGAAACTTCACTTCTTGCCTGGCATTTCAAGCTCTTGTTGCTTTGCAAGTGCTTTGTAAGtggccacagagctgtgggCCAGGCAGGTGATTGCTgcttggcactgctgctccagctaTTCCCTCTCCAAGTTGCAGGGCTGCTGTTTGGGGATCTGGGTGCCAGTCCTAGCTGGGACAGTGGTGTTTTTGTTGGCCAAGAGTCGGCAGACAAATTGCTCAGTGTTGACCTAGAGGTCAGGGCTGTGTGTGAACACAAGGCCATCCTTGTGCTTGGTCACCTAAGCTTTGTTCCCGGTGTTTCCATGGAGTGTGATGGTGCTGGGTTTATGCTCTTGGACAGCTACAGGGGCAGCTCTGTAACACTGTGTGGATGTGTCCCCTGCTCCCAATGACTTTCCAGACTGGTTCTGGTGTTCCACTGCAGGCCCTGAGCTCTGGGATAGTTGTGGGGCCCTTGGTTACTTGGAATGTTGGCCTGGAATTCTGGACTGGCATCAGGAATTGCTGTTCCATAGTTTAAAGGTGCAGAGAAACTCTCAGGACTAAGAGCATTTCACAATGCCTCCTGTCCCTTCTGGtctctccttcctgcctggctgcaaaGACAATTATGCTGCTGAGGCCTGAGAGGTGAGGAAGGCTTTTAATCCACCTTCACATGGAGGACTATTCTGACCCTCCTTTGGTGCCTTGGGAAGGTTTCTAGATCCTCGTGTTGGTTACCAGCTCACACCCCTCAGGGATAAAAGGCACCACGTGCTGCAGAAGGGCAGCTGCAGTGCACTGTGGTGGCACTTTGAGCATGGGACTCAAATTCCAGTTGTGGTAGTGGCAAAGACTTATTTTTGCTGTGGTAAAATCATTTCACTTCAGCAGATCtttatttcatctgaaaatcACGTGTATTTGCTCAGATTGCACAAGACTATGAGGTAGAGTTGGACAGCTGCAAAGGACTTTTCAAACTTTTTAAAGTGCTTTGGAGTATCAAGTAACTTCtgtctgtgtttttaaacaaaCCCTAGAAAATCAGGAAGGAGATGGCAAGattataaaaatgctttgatgGAGAGTATCTCTCatttggagagggaaaataaaatgttctccAAAAGCAAACCTATTCCAAAAATCTGGTAACAATTTGCATGCAGGAAGAGCACTTTACTCCCTTTGCTCATGAGGAATTGAGCCAAGATTGCTTGAGAGGTTGAGTAAAGGACTGGGGtctaaaaagacaaaacctttTGCCTAAGAAACACATGGCTGCCTTAAACACACCCAGGGTGGTGACTCAGCTGCACAAAAATCAGGACAGAAATGAAGATCTTCTAGCTAAGGCTggataaaaagggaaagaaggcaGGTTTGGCAGGAGGagcactgctctctgctgtgggctgtttgttccctgcagcctccttgTGCTGGGAGGGCTGTCTGAGccaaaaatggggagaaattGATTGGAAATGGAGAGCCTAAGCCTGGTTTGCTTTCTGGGATTAAACACTTGAGTTGAACAAACAGGTTCTCtgtaatatatttctttttatgctgTATTTGTGATGACAAATTGCTGGGCCCCACCCTCCTGTGTTCAGTTTAATGAATTCTTGAGGCAGGAATGAACTTGACCTGCTCCCTGCATGTAGGGTAAATCCCTCTTCACATGAAGTGAAAGCCGCCTTTGATGTGGGGTGTCAGGAGCCCCTGGGACACTGGAAAGTGAGgggaaagcacagagcaggctgtgccagggacacaGAAAGTGTCAGGACTTTGGCTTTAAGGCTGTTGTGACCAGTGGAAGGAAGATTGCCAGCAGCAATGCAGAGTGTAAAAATGCTGACCCTTCTTTCATGTCTGTGGCTTAGTCTCCACTGGGCTGTGCTTTTTCCcaacttttttcttccagtggaCCAGGTGTGTGgtcctgcagcacagacccattgttctgtcttcatttcaaaatcacagaatggtttgggtggaaaggCCCTTGAAttccaccatgggcagggacaccttccactagagcaggttacTCCTTTGGTGAGTACATCATCCTTTTGTTCCAGCAAACACCTGGGACAGGGCCTGTGCTTAGAGCAGCCTCACTTGTCCTAAGGAGACTTGAGCTGATACCCAACTACAGCAGCAAACTccaaaaaccaacccaaaaaccaaaccccaagcTACAGTGAGagagctctgctttttctgggCTTGGAAGGAGTTGGGATGCTGTGGAGCATATTCTGAGTCCTCTGTGCTGGAGGGTTTGTAAGATGTTCTTGCAAGTGCCTTTGCATAGAAAATGGAGATCTGATGCTAGACAGTTTGTCACTTCTGTTTGGGAAGGCAAGTGTGACAATTTCCAGAATGCTTGTACAGTCTGGTGTCAGCTTTAAGCTGTGCTGACAGGGATCCCTCTCTTGCAGCAGAAATCTGTGCTCATTCTTTATCCAGTGAGCTGGGTTAGGACTCCAGCCTCTGAGCCAGGGTTCCTGCAGGATTTGTGTAGCTTTCCCCAGGTCTTGGAtggtggctgctgggctgccctCCTGTTGGCACCTGGACCCTTCTCTGGACTCCCCATtaacttctgcttctgctttggaTTTCAGCTGGTGCTAAAAATACAGGAGATCTTTGATTCCAAGCGGGGAAAGAAGAAGGTGAAGCTGCTCAGTCCTTCTGGCAGAGAAGCAGCTCCAGTGAAAGGTATTGGGGTCTCCAGCACCACTGTCTGTGCTCTAAACACCTTGAGTGGCACAATTCCTCTGTCCCTGGCCTGGTACCACCACCTCATGCTGACACAACAGTGACTCATGGCTGGAATTGAACTTTCAGCTCAAGGAACACTTGCCTAACCCAAATTTAACAGTCACAAGTGCAGGATTCTGAGCCTGGAGACCTTGGCTACTGGTTAAaagtgttgttttgtttttttttttttaaaaaaaaaaaaaaaaaaaagcagattaaagcaaaaattCCTCAGAAAACCACTTGGCATCAAAACCACTTCTGACTACTTCACTCATTGTCTATGTGCCTTGTTCTGATTGTGTAGCCACAGTAGGGTCTTTTTAGTTACTCTGTTCAGCAGCTCGGTTCAGTTTTATAGCAGCTCCAACCAGCCAGCTGGTTTGTGTTCTTTGCCTGTGTTCAGTTGACCTGCAGGTCATTCACTGGCAGCACTGGCTTGAtatcagctctgcttttttgaAATTTGCTGTAATGTGATGTAATGACATTTTTGAAATCTGTTGTAACACATTTTCCAGCTGCCCTTGGCTGATGCTTTGGGCAGGATTGGTGGGCAGCCCTAAGGGATGTTGCTCTGATGAGTCTCAGGTTCTCTCTCTTTCCCAACTTTGGGTGTTGCCCATCTTCCTTCTGCGTGGCTAACTAGTGAAAACTATGTGTGTTTCAGGTGAAACCAGTGGGAATGAAAGCGATACGGAAAATCAGCCCAAAAGTGAGTGAATCACAGGGGCTGGTTCTGTCCCCACAGCACCCTTGGCTGAGGCCCTGGTGGGATGAGCCCGCTGACATGTGGGGATCTGCtgagacagggacagggagcctCTCAGAGGCCACATGGCCAAGCCTGTTGTCTGTTACTGTGACAAGCCAACCTCTGTTTCTGCCCTTTCCCCTGAGCCCTTGAGGTTTAATGCCATTAATCTGCCAGTCACCAGAAGCAGATTCATTTCTGGGCTGGTAGAGTGGCTTGTGGCAGGTCGTTCCTGatcacctctgctgctgctgcttgaggTTATTCCACTCCTGTTTCCTTCCATGTAATGCTGTGCAGTGTCCTTTCCTCTGGGGAGAATTTGCCTCGGTATTTGTCAGTTTCCGATGTCCTGAGTTTGATCATAGACCCAAACTCCAGACCTGAAACACCTACATGGTTTTAgctgttcccagagcagctgtggctgcctctggatccctggaagtgcccaaggccaggttggatgggcttggagcaccctgggctagtgaaaggtgtccctgtccatggcaggggtggcactgggtgggctttaaggtcccttcaacccaaacctttcAAGGATTCTATGAACTATTTTAGGTGTTTCATTTACTTGGAGGGAAACATTCAAAAGGCTTTAACTTGGAATGAAAAGTGAAGTTCCATTTCTTTATGTTAAGGAGAGTAGTGGAGAGTGAAGAATCTCGACAGAAATTGAGTCACTGCCTGCTGGAAGAGTTGTTTGAGAGAGTCTAGAATGTGTCACGGTGCCTGGGCCACAGGAATTCCTGACATCAgagggctgtgcctgtgcttgtGAGCCTTTGCTGACTGTCAGGAGAGCCCAGCCTGAGGGTGTCTTGGCCAGGGAGCTGCCTCTGAGTGCCCAGTGGTGTTTGGAGTGGCTCCCTGagtcctggcagctcctgacCTGGTGCAGCTGGGCTTCACTCCCTGGTACCCTGTTGTGTCACTCTGAGATATGTAAGAACatcagggcagcaggagaaattTCAGTATCTGTCAGGGAGGAtttacagagctgctgccaggtcaGTGCTCCCTgtctgaatcacagaatcctggaattgtttaggttgggaaagacctctaaggtcattgagtccagtaatcaacccagcaccaccaccatgcTCACCACTAGACCGcatcctcaagtgccacatccacacattttttaaacacctccagggatggtgactccgCCACTGCCCTGGAGAGCCTTCTACAATGCTTAACAACCattccagtgaagaaattgtCCCTAATCtaatccaatctaaacctcctccAGTGGAATCTGAGgttatttcctcttctcctgtcacttgttCCCTTGGGGAAGATCTGCTCTGTGCATGAGGAGCTGACACAGGCACCCCATATCCCATGGAGGTGGGGAAATCCAcccatcccttttccctctctgatgGCAATGCTGTATCCTCTTCTGTGCCCTGTAGgtgtgtggcagtgccagccacagGCTGGTTTGGAATTTATTCCTCTCCCCAGGTCACCACAGGTGCCCAAGGCACTCGGCCTCCAAGAGGAACCCGCACTACCAGACCTTGGAGAGGGATCTCATCGAGCTCCAGGAACAGCGGCTCTTTGAGCTCTTCGTGGTGGTGTCCCTGCACAAGAAGGCATCTGAGGTCACCTACACACCACACATCATCCAGCAGTTCCCCAGCAAGGTAGGAGCTGTGTGGAAATCTGCCCAGGGAACTGCTTAGCTCTGTGTTTCCCCTCCTAAGCTACACTGGTCAGGATCTGGGCTTGGAATGTGAAGCACCTTGCTCTGCTACACA
The Parus major isolate Abel chromosome 26, Parus_major1.1, whole genome shotgun sequence DNA segment above includes these coding regions:
- the DENND2C gene encoding DENN domain-containing protein 2C isoform X3, translated to MHPTAAGDSSFSRAAVQTLSRSHCRNIKQKISQWEGRTRGCPSKEKQQPKDFGVKYDPSCNALPKVKPECTGNGRKAGSKDPKNLGLDFREDARSCWQTEDCSGPASRAKQKGEGQTGFLAMGVALPPGNFYTSQALWRKADLLLPGRAPPVSSDLQRKRGSSGCTERELQIKGVDTFCGAERSLRNIYSEVEGQEEEPAPDPPPKPRRTFCYLAEKGAGAHRDASASREAVLQKQSGSDLVSSSNSPEKKIASRRIRGRAQRKSFEFEDIQGFRKQPAASGSHRPREETNGTAGSRLVYTQSEDNIYEDIICPTKEDPYEDIRALPLPLWKVPSVWKLPPPRSISRAPKPPPKPSFLSRKSLELKPSQTNFQGKMVKDTSLPVTLSEWKLFRAVEAASRRKNLPWLVLKIQEIFDSKRGKKKVKLLSPSGREAAPVKGETSGNESDTENQPKSHHRCPRHSASKRNPHYQTLERDLIELQEQRLFELFVVVSLHKKASEVTYTPHIIQQFPSKPEHPFRPSKDTEERLKVIPKFCFPDPKDWFPSSDLKSETFSFVLTGEDGSRWFGYCRKLLPEGKGKRLPEVYCIVSRLGCFNLFSKILDEVEKRREMSPALVHPFMRSVMEAPFPAPGRTITVRSFLPGAGDEVMELCRPLDSRLEHVDFECLLQCLSVSHTIRVFASLLLERRVIFVADNLSTLSKCGHAAVATLYPFTWQHTYIPVLPASMIDIVCSPTPFLIGILSCSLPQLQDLPIEEVLIVDLCADKFLQEVSDEDDILPHKLQAALVQILEERSEILSHGQSDTQGDMTLNSLVSEAFVQFFVEIVGHYSLHMSVTEKGERVFQREPFRKSHGSRTVRHFLHCFMETQMFAGFIQDRELSKNLVKGLFEVRALEYLESIPETERTGMSKILRSLGSKMKFLQKK